From Cytobacillus sp. IB215665, the proteins below share one genomic window:
- a CDS encoding N-acetylmuramoyl-L-alanine amidase: MGKKLSLWILMLCFSTFFLGAQVSAESDLIATNNSEPLTQVDPEDPPEDEGEEPSDEDTDDSVDEEEEESNEESDEENEEGSDEETAENEEENVEGSDEEEPSNDEESEENSDDENADEEETEEDQTDVNEDPENEEEPSDQENNEQSDDFDQPTLEDFVGQEQVFIDINNEHWAMPNIHYLVSLGIISGYTLENDDKQFLPENNVTRAQAAKMIIEALGESQLEVAEATFTDVPTNHWASGYIEKAVQLGVISGYGDKYQPNDTLKRSQMSKIITEAFSLQQTQAAQQIDAVFTDVDANYWASGYISALYYQGISNGSNNQFKPEKAVSRAEFSVFLSRTLNDNFRMNVPKPASEPESETGELKGVVTVDTTLNVRQSPSTESEVVGKLLNGDIVDVMDLNGNWAHIQFNNENGYVHKTYLKLLSTDKNNMIEGRIIVIDAGHGGEDPGTSGHNEQEKNINLKVAKLVEQRLDELGAHVVMTRDGDTKLELQDRVDIAKENYADIFVSIHSNSASNEDANGTETYYDTSTNENGAESKLLASAIQSEIVKIVGSADRGIKDNELYVIKHNDIPSVLVELGFLSNEIDAALLLDDNVLVKYADGIVSGIQLYYQLF, encoded by the coding sequence GTGGGGAAAAAACTATCTTTATGGATATTGATGCTTTGCTTCTCTACATTTTTCCTAGGTGCGCAAGTTAGTGCAGAGTCTGATCTTATTGCGACAAATAACTCAGAGCCTTTGACACAGGTTGATCCTGAAGATCCACCTGAGGACGAGGGAGAAGAACCATCGGACGAGGATACAGATGATTCGGTTGATGAGGAAGAGGAAGAAAGTAATGAAGAATCTGATGAGGAAAACGAAGAAGGTTCCGATGAAGAAACAGCAGAAAATGAAGAAGAAAATGTAGAAGGTTCTGATGAGGAAGAGCCAAGTAATGATGAAGAATCGGAAGAAAATAGTGATGATGAGAATGCAGATGAAGAAGAAACTGAAGAGGATCAAACGGATGTAAATGAAGATCCAGAAAATGAAGAGGAACCTTCTGATCAGGAAAACAATGAACAGTCCGATGATTTTGATCAGCCAACACTTGAAGATTTTGTTGGTCAAGAGCAAGTGTTTATCGATATTAATAATGAACATTGGGCTATGCCAAACATTCATTACTTAGTATCACTAGGAATAATATCAGGCTATACTTTAGAAAATGACGATAAGCAATTTTTGCCGGAAAACAACGTAACCCGAGCGCAGGCAGCGAAAATGATTATTGAAGCGTTAGGGGAAAGTCAACTTGAGGTAGCAGAGGCAACTTTTACTGATGTACCAACGAATCACTGGGCATCAGGCTATATCGAAAAGGCTGTGCAGTTAGGTGTCATTTCAGGATACGGTGATAAATATCAACCGAATGACACGTTGAAAAGATCACAGATGAGTAAGATTATTACAGAGGCTTTTTCTCTACAGCAAACACAAGCAGCGCAACAAATCGATGCAGTATTTACAGACGTAGACGCTAATTATTGGGCATCTGGTTACATATCTGCATTGTATTATCAAGGAATTTCAAACGGAAGTAATAATCAATTTAAACCAGAAAAAGCTGTATCAAGAGCTGAGTTTTCAGTGTTCTTATCGAGAACATTAAATGATAACTTTCGAATGAATGTACCGAAGCCAGCTTCAGAGCCTGAAAGTGAAACTGGAGAGCTAAAGGGAGTCGTTACTGTTGACACGACGTTAAATGTTCGACAGTCGCCGTCAACAGAAAGTGAAGTGGTTGGCAAGCTGTTGAATGGAGACATTGTTGATGTAATGGACTTAAACGGTAACTGGGCACATATTCAATTTAACAATGAAAATGGATATGTACACAAAACATATTTGAAGCTTCTATCAACAGATAAAAATAATATGATTGAAGGTCGCATTATCGTCATTGATGCTGGACACGGTGGAGAGGATCCAGGGACGTCTGGCCATAATGAACAAGAAAAGAATATAAATCTTAAAGTTGCTAAATTAGTTGAGCAAAGACTTGACGAATTGGGAGCTCATGTCGTTATGACGAGAGATGGTGATACGAAGCTAGAGCTTCAGGATCGTGTTGATATAGCGAAAGAAAATTATGCAGATATATTTGTTAGTATTCACTCGAATTCGGCGTCCAATGAAGATGCAAATGGTACTGAAACTTACTATGATACTTCTACGAATGAAAATGGAGCGGAAAGTAAATTATTAGCTAGTGCTATACAATCTGAAATTGTGAAAATTGTTGGGTCGGCTGATCGTGGTATTAAGGATAATGAATTATATGTAATTAAGCATAATGATATCCCGAGTGTTCTCGTTGAGCTAGGTTTTCTCTCTAACGAAATCGATGCTGCATTACTGCTAGATGATAATGTTTTAGTGAAGTATGCAGACGGAATTGTTTCAGGAATTCAGTTATATTATCAACTATTTTAA
- a CDS encoding polysaccharide pyruvyl transferase family protein encodes MKIGIVGNYGNNNNGDEAILLGIIQQLTTHFDVNRQDITVFSDNPDFTKQKYGTQAASLYYKKGSAVKTLLHTVKHNRKVMKGLDVVIIGGGGILMDLYKREAPLFGTYGLLGRFYGAKVIVYGCGVGPLNTSIGRLFIRLLTRAADSVSVRDPQSKELLRKIGVKKDIDVIGDPAFSITPEKTHKSSEKVKKIGVTSLPYYNLKYWPEANDEKYEMYVNGMAQNLDALIEEKGVDITFFSTKFPQDVWMTQEIYNRMKYKDHATVIDEHLQPHQLINICAEQDVVIGTRLHSIIFSYLVETPSIGVAYHHKVEHFMKMIDQENACIPIDNLSSKDTIFLSSVNEMEQNWKQTESVVKKISVQLKEKAAQGLKQFHMLPRKEGK; translated from the coding sequence ATGAAAATTGGGATTGTGGGTAATTATGGGAATAATAATAACGGGGATGAAGCGATCCTGTTAGGAATTATTCAACAATTAACGACACATTTTGATGTAAATAGACAAGATATTACGGTCTTTAGTGATAACCCGGATTTTACAAAGCAAAAATATGGGACGCAAGCAGCCTCTCTTTATTATAAAAAAGGGTCTGCTGTTAAAACGTTATTACATACCGTGAAACATAATCGGAAAGTAATGAAAGGGTTAGATGTTGTCATTATTGGTGGTGGCGGCATTTTGATGGACTTATACAAGCGTGAAGCACCGTTGTTTGGAACGTACGGCTTGTTAGGGCGGTTTTATGGGGCTAAAGTGATTGTGTACGGCTGTGGAGTAGGCCCGTTGAATACGTCGATTGGTAGATTATTTATTAGACTACTTACGAGAGCTGCTGATAGTGTATCGGTGCGTGATCCTCAGTCAAAGGAGTTACTAAGGAAAATTGGTGTTAAAAAGGACATCGATGTCATAGGTGACCCTGCATTTTCAATCACTCCTGAAAAAACACACAAAAGTAGTGAGAAGGTAAAAAAAATTGGTGTAACGAGCTTGCCATATTATAACTTGAAATATTGGCCAGAAGCTAATGATGAAAAATATGAAATGTATGTAAATGGGATGGCTCAAAATTTAGATGCGCTTATTGAAGAAAAAGGAGTAGATATTACTTTCTTTTCTACAAAATTTCCACAAGATGTATGGATGACGCAGGAAATTTATAATCGGATGAAATATAAAGATCATGCTACTGTCATTGATGAGCATTTGCAACCACATCAACTGATTAATATATGTGCAGAGCAGGATGTTGTTATTGGAACGAGACTTCATTCAATTATCTTTTCATATCTTGTAGAAACACCTTCCATAGGCGTTGCGTATCATCATAAGGTTGAGCATTTTATGAAGATGATTGACCAAGAAAATGCTTGTATTCCAATAGATAATTTATCATCGAAGGATACGATATTTTTGTCATCGGTTAATGAAATGGAACAGAACTGGAAACAAACAGAATCAGTTGTTAAGAAAATATCCGTTCAATTAAAGGAGAAAGCAGCACAAGGGTTAAAGCAATTTCATATGTTGCCGAGAAAAGAGGGTAAATAG
- a CDS encoding glycosyltransferase family 4 protein: MKKKVLVLSNMYPNDDGITFGIFVKNQVEALRKQGLNVDVIAINDPSNHKVNVITKYCKWLLQALWTLLTKGRSYDVVHAHYVFPTGLIGLLFQKIHRTPLIVTAHGGDIDRMAKKNPRIRRWTQKILQRANHVIAVGQGLYDEIHEQYGIEKDKLSIVNMGVNRKVFVPYEKQAIRQQLGLKEHERPLIFVGNIIREKGLIELIEAFALLKKEHKDAVLYVIGPSRNENFMNELQQKANELQAADIKFLGALTQQELAKWMSAGEVFVLPSHMEGFGLVAVEAMSCHTPVVGSDVGGLSYLLANQHGILVQPQNADALYEGINAVISDEQLKQQLISNGEKRAEENDEDTLIDKLISIYHKG, translated from the coding sequence ATGAAGAAAAAAGTACTTGTACTAAGTAATATGTACCCTAATGATGACGGCATAACTTTCGGTATCTTTGTGAAGAATCAGGTGGAAGCACTGAGGAAGCAAGGATTAAACGTAGATGTCATTGCGATTAATGACCCAAGTAATCACAAAGTGAACGTCATAACAAAATATTGTAAGTGGTTGTTGCAAGCGTTGTGGACTTTACTGACAAAAGGAAGATCATATGATGTGGTCCATGCACATTATGTTTTTCCAACAGGGCTTATAGGTCTGTTATTTCAAAAAATTCACCGTACGCCATTAATTGTTACTGCACATGGCGGTGATATAGATCGCATGGCTAAGAAGAATCCACGCATTCGAAGGTGGACTCAAAAAATATTACAACGTGCTAATCATGTAATTGCTGTTGGACAAGGACTATATGATGAGATACACGAGCAATATGGAATTGAGAAGGACAAACTGTCGATCGTTAACATGGGCGTCAACAGGAAAGTCTTTGTCCCATACGAGAAACAAGCTATCCGACAACAACTTGGTTTGAAAGAACATGAACGCCCACTTATATTTGTCGGCAATATCATTCGTGAAAAAGGGCTTATCGAACTGATTGAAGCATTTGCTTTATTAAAAAAAGAACATAAGGATGCAGTTTTGTATGTAATTGGTCCAAGTCGGAACGAAAACTTTATGAATGAGTTACAACAGAAGGCTAATGAACTACAGGCAGCTGATATAAAATTTCTTGGTGCATTGACACAGCAGGAACTTGCTAAGTGGATGTCAGCTGGAGAGGTTTTTGTCTTACCATCTCATATGGAAGGGTTCGGTCTTGTAGCAGTTGAAGCGATGTCTTGTCACACTCCTGTAGTAGGTAGTGATGTTGGAGGTTTATCGTATTTGCTAGCAAATCAACATGGGATATTAGTGCAGCCACAAAATGCAGATGCGCTTTATGAAGGAATTAATGCAGTTATAAGTGATGAACAACTTAAACAGCAATTAATTAGCAATGGTGAGAAACGTGCAGAAGAAAATGACGAAGATACTCTTATCGATAAGCTAATAAGCATTTATCATAAAGGATGA
- the murJ gene encoding murein biosynthesis integral membrane protein MurJ, with product MKNQLFKAIGIVTIINIVARLIGFAKDAVVGMLFSKTEADAIFFAYTIPNLIYLVVGGAITTAFISIYSKLPTKEEKTKFLNIVFSYMTVIFIALTILLMIFVDPILKLSFRQLSSESFEITKNLYLWMTPSTVLLVLSIWLSGVLNVHNRFSLSTFSTLLYNLVFLIFGVALVPILSFYSYGFGALLGAVFMILVLIYGIKKEKIQFRFQFAYTNEMKRLVNMTVPLILGGAALQFYIFIQRIYAARFPEFDGLTTLLNNASKLTQFPQAVLMTAVTTVIYPLLSKKVAANEMDQIESLYQRGLRVLRLMLLPITVFVYFYAQDIVTIVFEYGKLTADDTILTAPLVQILAISMYALASSAYVTRFFYAMENTFLPVLINVISVFGVTVLATNILIDYEGTNAIAWGTTISAISNYILLVMFGRFILRLKVYEKDMKQLGKTWLFILVLGTVTYVSSLLLSFASSFFNVAMGLVIFVIVGALLMKLLKFPELEIFTRYLRSKRNKQVAE from the coding sequence ATGAAGAATCAACTTTTTAAAGCGATTGGAATCGTTACGATTATTAATATTGTTGCTAGGCTTATTGGTTTTGCTAAAGACGCGGTAGTAGGTATGTTATTTAGCAAAACAGAAGCAGATGCTATATTTTTTGCCTATACGATTCCAAACCTCATTTACCTAGTTGTTGGTGGTGCAATAACAACAGCGTTTATTTCAATTTATAGCAAATTACCGACGAAAGAAGAAAAAACGAAATTTCTAAATATCGTATTTTCTTATATGACGGTTATTTTTATTGCTTTAACTATATTGTTAATGATATTTGTCGATCCAATCCTTAAATTATCCTTTAGGCAGCTTTCTAGTGAAAGCTTTGAAATAACAAAAAATCTTTATTTATGGATGACTCCATCTACCGTTTTATTAGTACTATCAATATGGCTAAGTGGAGTATTAAATGTTCATAATCGATTTAGTTTATCGACATTTTCAACGTTACTATATAATTTAGTATTTTTAATATTTGGAGTGGCACTTGTTCCGATACTCAGCTTTTATTCATATGGGTTTGGTGCGTTACTCGGTGCAGTTTTTATGATTTTAGTGCTTATATACGGAATAAAAAAAGAAAAGATCCAATTTCGTTTTCAATTTGCATATACAAATGAAATGAAACGATTAGTCAATATGACAGTTCCACTTATTCTAGGAGGGGCAGCACTACAATTTTACATTTTCATTCAACGTATTTATGCTGCACGGTTCCCTGAATTTGATGGGTTAACGACACTGTTGAATAATGCTTCCAAGCTTACACAGTTCCCTCAAGCTGTATTAATGACAGCTGTTACGACAGTTATTTATCCGTTGCTGTCTAAAAAGGTAGCAGCGAATGAGATGGATCAAATAGAAAGCTTATATCAAAGGGGCTTACGAGTCCTTAGGTTGATGTTATTACCGATCACAGTGTTTGTCTATTTTTACGCACAAGATATTGTAACGATCGTTTTTGAATATGGAAAATTAACAGCAGATGACACAATATTGACGGCTCCACTCGTGCAAATATTAGCTATTTCTATGTATGCTCTCGCATCAAGCGCATACGTAACGAGATTTTTCTATGCGATGGAAAATACATTTTTACCCGTTTTAATTAACGTTATTTCCGTATTTGGTGTAACAGTTCTCGCAACAAATATTCTTATCGACTATGAAGGCACCAATGCTATCGCCTGGGGAACGACAATAAGTGCTATCTCTAACTACATTTTACTTGTAATGTTTGGACGCTTTATCCTACGCTTAAAAGTATATGAAAAAGATATGAAACAATTAGGGAAGACGTGGCTTTTCATTTTAGTCTTAGGTACAGTTACATACGTATCTTCTTTATTGCTCTCATTTGCTTCTTCTTTCTTCAATGTAGCAATGGGATTAGTGATATTTGTAATCGTAGGTGCACTTCTTATGAAGTTATTGAAATTTCCTGAGCTTGAAATATTTACGCGTTACTTAAGAAGTAAGAGAAATAAGCAAGTTGCTGAATAA
- a CDS encoding S-layer homology domain-containing protein: MLHKKGFLLCTITGLLITSACSQEQKTYAGKNNEVATAEWTDQELGEVTATTQSVEDKVTILEQEVADLLNSSEQPIEQPVFNDVQTDYWAFGEIMKLYNEGIISGYPDEQLFKPENTITRAQAAKMIVIALDLPLSETPSIFHDVESGNWAEQLIMTAYEHGLIDGNNGSFMPNEPMQRKHMAVALQKGFSLQPLDVGFTEYVDVKNDNSDSDIYEAVKIVTQHGIATGSAGYFKPDEPTKRSQFSAFLVRALEKN; this comes from the coding sequence ATGCTTCATAAAAAAGGATTTTTATTATGTACCATTACCGGCTTATTAATCACGTCTGCTTGTTCACAGGAGCAAAAAACATATGCAGGTAAAAATAACGAAGTAGCAACAGCAGAGTGGACTGATCAAGAGCTAGGTGAAGTGACTGCAACTACACAAAGTGTAGAAGATAAAGTTACTATACTTGAGCAAGAAGTAGCAGACCTTTTAAATAGTTCAGAACAACCAATTGAACAGCCGGTTTTCAATGATGTGCAAACCGATTATTGGGCTTTTGGAGAAATTATGAAATTGTATAATGAAGGAATTATTTCAGGCTATCCAGATGAACAACTCTTTAAACCGGAAAATACAATTACTAGGGCACAAGCAGCAAAGATGATCGTCATAGCACTTGACCTCCCACTATCTGAAACACCGTCTATTTTCCATGATGTAGAGTCCGGTAATTGGGCAGAACAGTTAATTATGACTGCTTATGAACATGGGCTGATTGACGGTAACAACGGTTCATTTATGCCAAATGAACCAATGCAAAGAAAGCATATGGCTGTTGCATTACAAAAAGGTTTTTCTTTACAGCCACTAGATGTTGGTTTTACAGAATATGTGGATGTAAAGAATGATAACAGTGATAGTGACATATATGAAGCAGTAAAGATTGTTACCCAGCACGGCATAGCAACAGGAAGCGCTGGTTATTTTAAGCCAGATGAGCCAACGAAACGCTCTCAGTTTTCTGCTTTTCTTGTACGAGCATTGGAAAAGAATTAA
- a CDS encoding SpoIID/LytB domain-containing protein, with amino-acid sequence MKKFAITIMSIMFIALLPTISAGSGTAGISPPLYETSIKVKLLPEKTFSAKIFGSYHFVNLDDQSTLPYDTDIIFQKQNGIVHATTNGDSYESSSGFGLYEVEQNDQNAVEISNIQTGSGPKPVLYRGSFSITPQLTDEAPNLVNTLHIEDYIKGVVPSEMPSYWPIEALKAQAVAARSYAFSQMQTSEYLNMTVASQVYGGKTNEAPTTNQAIAETNGIYATYNNEPIQAFFHSSSGGYTENSEDVWSNPIPYIRAVEDSFDQHSDNTHYGWSMSIPATTITNSLFGGAQNTLLSLTVTERSIAGAVQQMEAIVYDNQSNTRSSISLKPAYTSSSDGFRTIFGEYLKSTKFTVTGDASAKIMLADGSTTNVDNLYGYELQTADNTTETIVDDNITLKTKTATTLHPTSIQAYQFTGDGWGHGLGMSQWGARSMASAGYTYDQILKHYYTGIEVK; translated from the coding sequence ATGAAAAAATTCGCTATCACTATAATGTCAATCATGTTCATTGCTCTTCTCCCAACCATCTCTGCTGGGTCTGGGACAGCCGGTATATCACCTCCACTCTATGAGACGAGTATTAAGGTGAAATTGTTACCAGAAAAAACATTTTCAGCAAAAATTTTTGGGTCATATCATTTTGTAAACCTAGATGATCAATCGACTCTCCCTTACGATACAGACATTATTTTCCAGAAACAGAATGGTATAGTCCATGCTACAACTAATGGTGACTCATACGAATCGAGTTCTGGATTTGGACTATATGAAGTAGAACAAAATGACCAAAATGCTGTAGAAATATCTAACATTCAAACAGGTTCTGGACCGAAGCCTGTACTGTATCGTGGTTCGTTTTCAATTACACCTCAGCTAACAGACGAAGCACCTAACTTAGTTAACACATTACATATTGAAGATTACATCAAAGGTGTTGTACCGAGTGAGATGCCATCTTATTGGCCAATTGAAGCTCTTAAAGCACAAGCTGTAGCAGCACGTAGTTATGCGTTCTCGCAAATGCAAACATCAGAATATTTAAACATGACTGTTGCTAGTCAGGTTTATGGTGGTAAAACGAACGAAGCACCAACGACTAATCAAGCAATTGCTGAAACAAATGGCATATATGCAACATATAACAACGAACCGATTCAGGCATTTTTCCACTCTAGTAGTGGTGGTTATACTGAAAATAGTGAAGATGTTTGGTCAAATCCTATACCTTATATTCGAGCTGTAGAGGATTCATTTGATCAACACTCAGATAACACTCATTATGGTTGGAGCATGAGCATACCTGCTACAACCATTACTAACAGCCTATTTGGTGGTGCACAGAACACCTTACTTTCATTAACAGTAACTGAAAGAAGCATAGCTGGTGCAGTACAACAAATGGAAGCCATTGTATATGACAATCAATCAAATACTAGATCTTCCATTTCATTAAAGCCTGCATATACAAGCTCTTCTGATGGATTCCGCACCATCTTTGGAGAGTACTTAAAGAGCACCAAATTTACGGTTACTGGTGATGCATCTGCAAAAATTATGCTTGCAGATGGCTCAACGACTAATGTAGATAACCTTTACGGCTATGAGTTGCAAACAGCAGACAATACGACAGAGACAATCGTTGACGACAACATTACATTAAAGACTAAAACGGCTACAACTCTTCATCCAACATCTATTCAAGCGTATCAATTTACTGGTGACGGGTGGGGTCATGGTCTAGGTATGAGCCAGTGGGGTGCACGAAGCATGGCTTCAGCAGGCTATACATATGACCAAATATTAAAGCATTATTACACAGGAATAGAAGTTAAGTGA
- a CDS encoding MraY family glycosyltransferase — MIYLTSLICLIISILITPLVKKFAYKIGATDRPNQRKVHQKIMPRLGGLAIYISFLIGVLILRPQDEFQLAILIGSAIIILTGVLDDVFELSAKIKLGGQLLAAGVVVLGGVQVEFINLPFGGELEFGWFSIPLTILWIVGITNAINLIDGLDGLAAGVSAIALITITGMAMIKGDIFVVSIGLIMLGSILGFLFYNFHPAKIFMGDTGALFLGYMIAVLSLLGFKNVTFISLIVPIIVLGVPISDTFFAIIRRIVNKKPLSAPDKSHLHHCLLRLGYSHRQTVLVIYGISAMFGVAAVIFSQVTIWYALVIISVLLLVVELFVEKIGLIGENYRPLINFIRGILYAPNVKK; from the coding sequence ATGATTTATTTGACCTCATTGATTTGTTTAATAATCTCCATATTGATTACGCCACTTGTCAAGAAATTTGCGTATAAAATTGGAGCAACAGATCGTCCGAATCAGCGCAAAGTACATCAAAAAATCATGCCGCGTTTAGGTGGCTTAGCGATATATATAAGTTTTCTAATCGGTGTGTTGATTTTACGACCTCAAGATGAATTTCAATTAGCTATACTTATCGGTAGTGCAATTATTATCCTCACAGGAGTATTAGATGATGTATTTGAATTGTCTGCGAAGATAAAATTAGGTGGACAGTTATTAGCTGCCGGTGTTGTTGTATTAGGTGGTGTACAAGTTGAATTCATCAACTTACCATTCGGTGGTGAATTAGAATTTGGATGGTTCAGTATCCCGTTAACAATACTTTGGATTGTCGGCATCACGAATGCCATTAACTTAATCGATGGTCTTGATGGTCTAGCTGCAGGAGTATCTGCTATCGCCTTGATTACAATTACTGGAATGGCAATGATTAAAGGGGATATATTTGTTGTTAGTATTGGGTTAATTATGCTAGGAAGTATTTTAGGCTTTCTATTCTATAATTTCCATCCGGCAAAAATATTTATGGGTGATACAGGAGCGTTATTCCTTGGTTATATGATAGCTGTTCTATCACTACTAGGATTTAAAAACGTTACATTTATCTCCTTGATTGTGCCAATCATTGTGTTAGGTGTACCGATTTCAGATACATTCTTTGCGATCATTCGTCGAATCGTAAATAAAAAACCGTTATCTGCACCTGATAAATCACACTTACATCATTGCTTGTTACGACTAGGATATAGTCACAGACAAACAGTTCTTGTTATTTACGGTATTAGTGCCATGTTTGGAGTTGCTGCTGTTATTTTCTCACAAGTAACGATATGGTATGCACTCGTCATTATTTCAGTGCTATTACTTGTTGTGGAACTATTCGTTGAAAAGATCGGCTTAATTGGTGAAAATTATCGTCCACTAATTAATTTCATTCGCGGCATTTTATATGCACCGAATGTAAAAAAATAA
- a CDS encoding LCP family protein codes for MNNDRRYLKLKHRKKKRRRIIYLFTIPLLVIILGVSTYGSILLNQAQSAANEANEELVRGEKSEKREEVVHPKADNISILFMGVDDSEARGSGNSRTDALLLATFNEEEKSVKLLSIPRDSYVYIPSVGYNDKINHAHAFGGTDGAVETVENLLDIPVDYFVKLNFNAFVDLVDALDGIEVDVPITFSEQDSQDRKGAIYLEQGLQTLNGEEALALARTRKIDSDLKRGERQQLVMKAIAEKAASLGSVTKYSAIIEALGNNIKTNLTFDEMISFYDYATSSFTIDNLQLQGSNAMIDGIYYYDLDDQQLENIKQELKTHLNVNADNTTNDSVVNNEQQSSDNN; via the coding sequence ATGAATAATGATAGACGCTATCTTAAGTTAAAGCATCGCAAAAAGAAGCGAAGAAGAATAATATATCTTTTTACTATCCCATTATTAGTGATTATATTAGGCGTATCAACATACGGTTCAATTTTATTAAACCAAGCACAATCAGCTGCTAATGAGGCCAATGAAGAATTAGTCAGAGGCGAAAAATCAGAAAAACGCGAAGAAGTCGTACACCCAAAAGCAGATAATATTTCAATTCTATTTATGGGTGTAGATGATAGTGAAGCAAGAGGTAGTGGTAATAGTAGAACAGATGCTTTATTACTAGCTACATTTAACGAGGAAGAAAAGTCTGTAAAACTATTAAGTATTCCGAGAGATTCATATGTTTATATCCCTTCAGTAGGATATAATGACAAAATAAATCATGCACATGCTTTCGGTGGAACTGACGGTGCGGTTGAAACAGTCGAGAACTTACTTGATATTCCAGTTGATTACTTTGTAAAATTAAATTTCAACGCATTCGTTGATTTAGTTGACGCACTTGATGGTATTGAAGTCGATGTTCCAATTACGTTTTCTGAGCAAGACAGTCAAGATCGTAAAGGTGCAATTTATCTTGAACAAGGGCTACAAACACTTAACGGTGAAGAAGCACTTGCTTTAGCTCGAACGAGAAAAATTGACTCTGACTTAAAGCGCGGTGAACGCCAGCAGCTCGTAATGAAAGCAATTGCTGAAAAAGCAGCTTCATTAGGTTCAGTTACAAAATATAGTGCAATCATCGAAGCACTTGGTAATAACATTAAAACAAACTTAACCTTTGACGAGATGATTTCTTTCTATGATTATGCGACATCAAGCTTTACAATTGATAATCTCCAATTACAAGGTAGTAATGCAATGATTGACGGTATTTATTATTATGATCTAGATGATCAGCAATTAGAAAATATTAAGCAAGAATTAAAAACACATTTGAATGTGAACGCAGATAATACTACAAATGATTCAGTTGTAAACAACGAGCAACAATCGTCTGATAATAATTAA